In Corythoichthys intestinalis isolate RoL2023-P3 chromosome 11, ASM3026506v1, whole genome shotgun sequence, a single genomic region encodes these proteins:
- the LOC130924443 gene encoding ovoinhibitor-like: protein MKLPVLLCCFLVLSFHILKFGAARSDPHELLVIRCERYHHGRFCTLEWDPYCGIDGRTYSNLCFLCQGNGFNQKVGHKGIYQKLARRGECRRVVCPTHYDPVCGTDGRTYSNECVLDQENGKNHKVTVAYKGECHPCNRYGTHCPAVHDPVCGSDGRTYSNECYLCQENRGNPNKVKVAHKGECYVFDPCVTYGKLCPTKWDPVCGSDGLVYSNECSLCQKNGINMKKVKVSHKGWC from the exons ATGAAGCTGCCTGTGCTGCTCTGTTGTTTCCTGGTCCTTTCTT TCCATATCCTGAAATTTGGGGCTGCAAGATCTGATCCACATGAACTCTTGGTG ATTCGCTGTGAGAGATATCATCATGGAAGATTTTGCACCCTGGAATGGGATCCATATTGTGGCATTGATGGACGTACATATTCCAATCTGTGTTTTCTCTGCCAGGGAAATGG ATTTAATCAGAAGGTGGGACACAAAGG AATTTATCAGAAGCTGGCACGCAGGGGTGAGTGCCGAAGAGTGGTCTGCCCCACGCATTATGATCCAGTATGTGGCACTGATGGACGTACATACTCCAATGAGTGTGTCCTCGACCAGGAAAATGG AAAGAATCACAAAGTGACAGTGGCATACAAGGGTGAGTGCCATCCCTGTAACCGGTATGGAACCCATTGCCCTGCAGTACATGATCCAGTGTGTGGCAGTGATGGACGTACATACAGCAATGAGTGTTATCTCTGCCAGGAAAATAG AGGGAATCCGAACAAAGTGAAGGTGGCCCACAAGGGTGAGTGTTACGTGTTTGATCCCTGTGTAACGTATGGAAAACTTTGCCCCACGAAATGGGATCCAGTATGTGGCAGTGATGGACTTGTATACTCGAATGAATGTAGTCTCTGCCAAAAAAATGG AATTAATATGAAGAAAGTGAAGGTGTCCCACAAGGGCTGGTGTTGA